In Mustela lutreola isolate mMusLut2 chromosome 16, mMusLut2.pri, whole genome shotgun sequence, the genomic window GGGGCCAGAGCGGGGGTCCCCGGGCCGCCCCCGGCCCCTCGGCGGCCGCCCGCGCACGCACCTCCTTAGCGATGACCGCCACGCACACCGCCATCTTGGAGGCCCGGCGGCCGCGTCACGTGACCCCGCCGCGAGTCACGcggccgccccggccccgcccccgggagAGCCGCCGCCGCGCGCCCGCCGCTTCCTGCCTCCGCGCGGGCTCCGCGGCTCCCGCAGCGGTTGCCATGGCGCGGGTCGGCGCGGGCACCGGggggcggctgctgctgctgctgggcgcCGCCGGGCTCGCGGCCGTGGGCGCGCCCAAGCCCCCCAACCTCGTGCTGCTGCTCATGGACGACGTGAGTGCGGCCGCCGCTCGGGCTCCCAGGGGCGGCCCCGGGCGACGCGGGACGGCAGGGgcggccggcggggcggggcggggcggggcgggcgtgGGGCTGGGGGCGCGCCCTCGGGGCCGGGGAGCGGTGGAGGGCCGTAGCCGGGCGGGCAGGAGGGAGGGTCCGTGCGGCGCCCAGCGGCCCCCTGGATCCGGGTCCGGCCGTCGGCGGTCTTGCCCCGGCAGTGCCGGACGGATGTGGGCCCCGCTGGGCTGCCCGGGGGACGAGCCCTCCAGCACTGCCCCCTGTCCCAGCGCGGACCGACAGAGGGGTGGCCCAGACCAGttccccagcacccccccccccccggggtccCCTTGCCTTCCCCCCAGGCACTGGGTGCGGAGCTGACCGGGACCCAGGCCCGTCTGCCGGGACGTCCAGGATGTGCCCTGCCGGGGACTGTTGCTGTCTCCCCCGCCAGGCTGCCCTGGGTGGCTGGGAGTTCTGGCCCTGGGTCACGTTTGTCTGGGTCCGCTGCTGGGTGTGTGTGCGGCCCCGCGCAGGCTCGCTCTGGTCACTCTGGCAGACCGGCCCTGTAGAGGTTAGCGGGGTGCCTGCAGGGGCCAGAGCCGTCCCGCTGTCTTTGTGCCTTTGTCACCGCCTCTTGGTCACAGAGGTTGGCAGTGAAGTGCAGGTTTTGAACTGGGCGTGAGGTGACGGGGTAGAGCGGAGCACAGACGCAGGCCCGGGCGCCTGGTGCCCCTCAGGGCCTGTCTCCCGTGCGGGCCTGCGCTCCTCAAACCCTGAAGGACCCCGCCACGGTAGCAGAGCTTCGGCGTGCCTGGGCGGGTAGTGGAGGCCCCTGGGGAGGTTGGGGACGGgtctgcagagagcctgaggccTGGTTCCGCAGGGGTTTTCAGCACGGCCCTGACCTCCGGGGAAGGCCGCGGCCTGGGGCTTGAGTTCCGGCACTGAGGGCCGGTGACGTGATGAGTTCTGCGTCTGTAGCCAGACCTCCACGAAACCCTAAGGAGTGTGTTTGAgggcttccaggttggtgaactcACGGAGGTGCTGGCCGTGGGACCTCCCCCTCCCCTCGCCCTGGGTGTCTCCTCCgtctgctgttcctgccaggcgTCCTTTATGACAAACTGGTAGTAGGAAACAGGGCACGTCCCGGGGTGCACAGCAGATGGTTGAGTCCCACCAGAGGTATGgacactctgggggcacctgggtcgcccAGTCAGTGAGGCACCCgcctcttggtctcagctcaggtcttgatctcagggtcgtgagttcagaCACTGCTCACCGGGGAGGGCCAGTTGGGGGGCAGAACGGGGGCAGTGGTGACGGGGCTCACCAGCCCCTTGACTTTTCTGGGGGCGCCTGTCAGAGGCCAGGCCGGCAGCTGTCTCACCGTCCTCCGTGCGCTCAGGACCGGACGGGTCCCCCACGGCTGTGTGCTGAGTTCAGAGGATGCTGACACTGGTCTCCCGTGGATCTTCCTCCCTTCTTCGCGtctggcagggctggggtgggcaggggcttAGAGGCCTGCTCCCGAGCGCCTGGACACTGGCTGTGTCTTGGTTCTTTATGTGTACGGCTGGGAGAGTGCAGTCGGGCTGAACAGAAGCAGCTCCAGGGGGAGTGCAGCGGGCCTGTGGGTGGGGAGCCGCCGGAGCTGCTGAGCCACGCGCGTCCTTCTACACGTGTTGATGTGAGTCTGAGGGCCCAGGGTGGCCCTTCAcgggcagcagggagcagctgaCTCAGAAGTCTCCAAGCTCTAGGGGAGGGGAGGCCGGGCCAGGCCCCAGGAAGGGAAGTGAGTCCCATGGCCTCGGCCTGCCCTGTGGGCAGCTGGGCCAGGCTCCAACCGAGCTCGTAGGCCCTCCCGCACCCAACTGGGGCATGTGAACCCTGTCCCTGCGTGTCCGGCCTCCAGACTCTTGTCACTCAGGGACATCGTCTGCCcccggctcagcctccatccttcCTGTGGCCGCGCGTCCCTCGGGGGCTTGCTCCGTGCCAGTGCCTGTGGCCCCCGGACAGAGCAGGCATTTCAGAGATGTCAGGATAAGCCGTGCCGGAGGAATCCGGAGCTAAAAGGCCAAAGGGACCAGCTGCCGCTGACTCAGGAGAGCAGGCCACGGCCTGCAGGGGCCTGCGCTTCACTGACAGCTGTGCCGGGACGGCGCGCGGGCTGCCGGCCTGGGGTCACGGGCTTAGCTGGGCAGGTTTGTGGGCTCTCATGAGCTCCGCACCCTGTGCAGCCACATACAGTCCACTTGAGGCCGTGTTCATTGGCCCCTTGGCAGGcgcctgcctcctctcccccgCTCCCACGACCCACCACCTCCTGGCCTTCTGGACCTGCCTGTTCTGGCCTTTCCCGGAAACAGAGCCCCACGGCGCGCGGTCCTCGTAGCTGACCCTGGCCTCCAGCGTCCTGATTCCCGGCCCAGCCGTGTCCAGTGTGCCTGTGCCGCTGCCCAGGGCATCACCACTGACCACAAACACAAAACTCTCCAGCCCCAGTTTGAGGGCCCAAGTCTGAAGTCAGGGTGGCAGCAGGGGCTCCCGAGGCTCCGGAGGAAGGCCCTTCCTGCAACGCCAGCTCCGGCGGCTCCCGGCGGTCCAACTGCGTAGCCgtgtcccccagcccctgctctcccGCGCTCCCCTGTGCCTGCGTCCCGCCGCCCCTGTTCTTCTGCATTGGATTTGGGGTCTGCCTTAGTCCCATGAGTCTACCCAGGCCGGTCACACCAGCAGCATCtgctttttttaaagtgggctccgCTAGCCGGgcgcccagtgcagggcttgaactcacgaccgtGAGGTCAAGGTCTGAACTGAGATCGggtcagacacttacctgacggagccccccaggcacccctactcctGTGTTTCCACATACAGGGCCATGCGTAGGTTCTGAGTGGACATGACCTTCGGCCCGGACCGCGCGGCTAGACTGCGGTCTGTGTGTCCACCAAGCGGATGTCGTCCGTGTGTCCACGGAGCAGCTGTCGGATGCCCAGTGCGTTTGCTCTGGGCTGTTGTCAGTCATGCCTCTGTGGACACTCATGTTGTTTGTGTCGTTGTGCCTGGTGCTTGTGTCCTGTTCTTGCGACTAGACCTGGGAGTGGAACAGCCAGTCACGTGGCCGCACTGCGTCTCCCTGGGTGTGGAACAGCCAGTCACATGGCCGCACTGCGTCTCCCTGGGTGGGGGCCTTGCCGCGTGTTTTCGGTCTCAGTTTGTGCACCAGCTCCTTCCTGGTTTGTGTCCCGAGTTGCCGGTTCCCGGGGAGCCGCAGGTGCTGGCGTCAGAGGCTGAGGAGCAGCGAGCATGGGGCCGTCCCCGCTAAGCCGGCCACAAAGCCACTGACAGTGCCCACAGCCCGCGCCGGGCACTGGGGTGTAGTGAGGATGCTGTGGCTCGTGGGGCACAGGATGAGCAGCTCCTGGCTGAACTCTCACCTTCCCCCAAGACAAAAGGAGGTCTGTGCCACCTATCCATGCTCTTTTCTGCAGATGGGGTGGGGCGACCTGGGAGTATATGGAGAACCTTCGAGAGAGACCCCAAATTTGGACCGGATGGCTGCAGAAGGGATGCTTTTCCCAAACTTCTACTCAGCCAACCCGCTGTGCTCGCCGTGTAAGTTGGGGCTGGCCTACGGGCACAGGGAGCGGGACCAACACTCGGGCGCCTCCCAGCTTCCTTCCAAGCAGAGCACCAGGCGGGCTGCAGGTGGCTGTGGCAGCCCTAGCCCTTTCCCGTCGGGGTCTCAGCACGTTGGGGCAGCTGGGCTCCGTGCTGTCACAGGCCGCCAAGGGCACGGAGCCTGTCGGGTTTGGAGGCAGAAGTTGCTGCCAGTGGCACGtgctttcctcctttcccagagtGGAGTGGCTCGGGGTGGTTCGGGACAAGCGCCCCCTCCTCCCAGGACAACCACCCGTGCTGGGAAGGTTCCTTacgtgccccccgccccccaggaagggaaggaaggccGGTGTTGGGGGCGTGCTGTGCCGTGCGCGTAGCCCACTAGGCTGGCACTCTGGAGCTGCCAACGGGAGGAGGAGCGTTGCGAGCTGGCCGTGGACGCTCATGACATTTCTGTTTCCTCGGTGTAGCACGGGCAGCTCTGCTCACTGGACGCCTGCCCATCCGCAACGGCTTCTACACCACCAACGGGCACGCCAGAAACGGTACGCAGTGCCGCAGGCAGCACCCGCAGCACAGGGGACGCGGGCCTGGGTGGGAGAGATGTCTGCCACCATTCTCATGCGTGACCTGGCGTCCGCTGGCCAGCTTTGCGAGCGCcagctgcttgcctgggctcagaggCTGTGTGTGGGGGTGGCCCGTCCTTCAGAAATGCGCGTCGTCAGTGGAGAGGAAACAGGCTGAGTGCTGGTCCTCCTGGGGACTTGGTGGAGAGTCCAGGCTCCTTCCCGGCCACTGCTCTGCCAAGGACAGTCTGGGCAGACACCGCTTATGGCTCCTTCCCTGCTGCTGTCCTGTGCCCAGGGCAGCCCAGCACCTGCGGCTCTGAGCAGGAAGTGTGCCAGGCCAGCCGTGCCCTAGGGTAGGAAGCAGAGGGAGCCCGTGCTGGCCGGTCGTGCCCCGGGGTAGGAAGCAGAGGGAGCCCGTGCCAGGCCAGCCGTGCCCTGGGGTAGGAAGCGGAGGGAGCCCGTGCCAGGCCGGTCATGCTCTCGCAGCCTACACGCCGCAGGAGATCGTGGGTGGCATCCCGGCTGAGGAGCGCCTGCTGCCCGAGCTGCTGAAGGGGGCCGGCTACGCCAGCAAGATCGTGGGCAAGTGGTGAGTCCTGATGCTCCTGTGGGGCGTGCGCAGCTGGTGCGTGAGTGCAGGGTGCTGTCTGGTGGGGACACGGAGGGGCAGCCAGGAGGCGGAGGACAGTCCCTTGGTGGGGGATCGTGAGGGCCCTACGGTCATGACGGCAGAGGCCCCCGTGGCGTGCGTGTGTGTCGTGCCTGCCACTGGGAGCAGGTTCCACGGGGATCCCCAGGTGTGCAGCCCAGGAGGCAGATGTGAAGGTCACAGggtctctgctccctctcccgaGCTGTGGGGCTTCTGGAAGAGAGCCAGTCCGCCCTCCCCGGGGAGCCTTTCCGATGTCCAGCCATCCGTCCCTGTCCATCACGGCACCATGGCCCCTCTGCCCTTAGTTCTTCTGCTACTTGCTGGCACTGCCTTCTCGAGGACAGGCGTCCCGTGCACAGCACTGTGGTCACAGCAGTGGGAGGTCCATGGAAACCAGGGCACTGAGCATCGAGAATCCTGGTGATCCAGGGGCTGCGGGACAAGTGCTTTCTCGCTCCTGAGTCTCGCCGGGAGCCGTCCTGCCGAGCGGTGCTTGGAGGAGGTGGTGGCAGAGCACAGCTCTGGGGATGCTTGTcaccagcccaggcctgggcagtGCCCGGAAAGCCCGGGGAGACTGCCAGGGCCCTCTCTGTGGGGAGCCCATGGGAGGGATGGGCCCTGTGATGCGCGGCCCGGCAGCTGTGCCCTGGGGCCAGCAGACttcccgggggcggggggtgcgtcTCAGTCTCAGCGGGGTCCGTCACAGGGCTGTGGCCTGCACTGACCTCCTTCCTCCCAGCCCAGTGCCACGGAGCCAGACTTCCGTGGCTTGAGCAAGTCTGGGGATGGGTGGAGGCTGGATTCACATGAGAACCCCCTCCAGCCGCCCCTGTCCCAGGGGACTGTGGTGTCCCTAGGGACTGCAGCCTGCTCTAGCTCACCGGCAGGCGGTGCCGGCCCCACTGCTGTCGGGAGCCGACAGCCTAGCAAAAGCGGCCCTTCCAGCGCCTGTGTGTCAAGGGAGGCCGCCTGAGCTGGTGGGTGTGAGCGTGCAGCCACGTTGGCTAGCCAGCGCGTCCCCCTCCGGGCCAGTGCTGGTGGGCGTGCGGAGAGCTGACCATGCCGGAGCAGCGGCCCGGGCTGACCTGAGACGCGGAGAGGGAGCACAGAGCGCAGGGCGGGTTAGGTTTCTGCAGCGAGCGGCCGTGGTAGCGCCCATGGCCCTGCCCCCAGCGGAGGGCCCTGCAGAGGCCAGAGCTGCACCGTGGCCACGCTGCAGTCGGGAGGCAGAGTGTTTGAGAACCAGCTATGGGAGCCGAGGCCCTGAGAGACACACTTACCGGCACCTTCTTAGACCCCAGCACTGGGCACCTCAGTTCTGGCCCCACGTGGCCTACCCACCCCACCACGCCGTGCCGTGCCATACCGCCTTGACCAAGTGACCAGTGCCTGGGCATCTGCGCGGGCCACCAGAACACCTCTGAGCAGGCAGTGGGGTCTCCTGGTCGCCTGCTCCAAGGCCTCCCCAGGGCAGCAGAGGAGGGAGACCCTGCTTTCCAGCTTGTGTGGCCGTGAGAGGCCCATGGGAGCCCACTGGCCCTGTAGAGTTGCTGTGCTCCCCAAGAGCCCATGGGCGGAGCAGAAACCCCCGTGCGTCTGCACCGTGTGTTCTGAGGAGCAGACAGCTCTGGCTCAGGGACTGCTGGGTCCTCCCTCGGCTGCTTCTTGTTGGCAGAACCGACAAAGGGAGGGTCGTGATGCCCGCAGTCCGGAGAGCCTGGGCTGGGGAGTGCTTGGCCCTGGTCACCCTGCAGGCACACGTATCCCCGAGCGGGGCCCGGGCGCTGGGTTAGTGCGCGGCCTTGGCAGGTCCTGGAGTGTCCCAGGCTGTGATGAGGCCAGGCGAGGACGGTCAGCTCCCCCAGGGCCGCGCGTCCATCTTTTGGGGCGTGATTATGCGTATCTGGGGGAAGAGGCTCTTGAAGACCTTACTGTGAGGGCCGGCGACCGGCTCAGTCCCGGAGAAGGCGGAACCTGTAGAACCGTCCCCagaaatggaagaaggaagaagccaGAGTGCGGAGAGTTCTGGGTGGTTTCTGGCTGCTGTGAGACAGCTCACTGCGTGTCTTCCCTGAGCTCTCGCAGCACTCCAGAGGGATGCCTGAGCATCTCTGTGCCCAGACACCCGCTGTGGCCAGGGCCATGGGCTGtcggtgggggtgggcggggtcCTGGCGCCCACCTGGAGGAGGacgtctcagggcacctggggctcAGCACACACAAGGCAAGGAGCTGTCTGTGCTCAGGACTTTGGGGTACCCTGAGAAGGGGTCCCTAAAGCATCTGGGTTCCCGTTTCTAGGCATCTGGGCCACAGGCCTCAGTTCCACCCCCTGAAGCGTGGGTTCGACGAGTGGTTCGGGTCCCCCAACTGTCACTTTGGACCATACGACAACAGGGCCAGGCCCAACATCCCTGTGTACAGGGACTGGGAGATGGTCGGCAGGTAACGGGTCCCTTCCTGCCCCGCCCCGCACGCGGCAGAGCTCAGCCCTGCCCTCTGATGCcctgctgggggcggggcggggtttCTGGAACGGCTTCCCAGCGCTTGGCTTTGTCCGCCGGTGGTTCTGGGGCAGGGAGAACCACGGCCTAGGGCTGCTGTTCGAGCCGCCCACAGGGGACTTTAGCGTGGGAGAGGTTAGGACCCCCGAGGTGTGTCACGCAGCACCGCGTTCTGCTCCTGAGGTTTGGTTCCTGAAGCCGTTGGGCGGTCCTGGGCTCCGGCTCCGAGGCCGTCCACCTGCACCAGGCGGGCCCGTAGCCCTGTGCCAGGAGCCCCCCGGGCTGCTCCTTCCTCAGGAGCCCGCCTGGAGCTCTGCTGCCTGAGCCGGGCGGCTCCCCAGGCTCCGGTCTGGCCGTGGGCCTGCCTTCACGGCGCCACAGCATGTCCCCGCTTGGTCAGCTCCGTTCTGTCTCCAGCTTCATCCCGCCCACCTTTTGTGTGGCTTCACGGTTTCGGTGGAAGTTCTTGCATCGGGGCCAGAAAGCTGGGTTGGGCCTGTGCGTTTCCAGGACAGCCTCGTTGAGGGAGAACGTGCCCCGTTGGAAGCGGGGTTCGGGGGTCCTGGTGTGCTCGTGGTGCCGCGCAGACACGGCCGGCTCAGAGCGCCTGTGCCCATGAGCTGCTGCCGGCCCGGGGTGACCGCGGCGCCGCCTCTGTCagcctccctgtgtcctcacacgtGGCCGCTGCCAGGTGGGGGCTGCCGTGGGGCCTCGTCCTCGACCGGCCCGGGGCCTCCGGAGCGGCGCACGCCTCTGGGTCGTTGATGCGCGCGGGCCGCGGTTCCCTCACCCTGTGAGCGAGGCCTCCCCGCCTGGGACTTCAGGGAAAGGAGCTCGCTTGGCTTCCGGGAGGCGGATTTTTGTCTGGGTCTGTGTTACTTTCAGATACTATGAGGAATTCCCGATCAATCTGAAGACCGGGGAAGCCAACCTGACACAGCTGTACACGCAGGTGACGGACGCGCGGGCTGGGCGGGCGCGGGGGAGCCTGGCCTCCGGGCAGACGGGTAAGGCAGCATCTCCCCCAGGAAGCGCTGGACTTCGTGCAGAGGCAGCACGCGGCTCGGCGCCCCTTCTTCCTGTACTGGGCCATCGACGCCACTCACGCGCCCGTGTACGCGTCTCGGCCCTTCTTGGGCACCAGCCGGCGAGGGCGGTGAGTCCTTGGTCCTAGAGACGTGGACCCACCCCGGAGAGCTCGGCTGAGCGTGATTGGCTCCAGGGACGGGGCCCTCGGCCATTCGGTGTCAGTTACCCTGATGGGAAGGGAGAGCAGCTCTCATGCTTCCCCGAAGCTGCCGGCCAGCGCGGTCTGCGTGGAGGAGGCTGCGCGGTGTGGCGTGTCCCGTCCCGGGTTAACTCTGGGGActgacttctctccctctcctctgaagCCAGCCCGTCCGGTGTGCTGTCCGTCCCCGCAGTCGTCACTTCTCTGCTCACGGACGCCCTTTCTCCCCTTAGGTATGGGGACGCTGTCCGGGAGGTTGACGACAGTGTGGGGAAGATCCTGAGCCTTCTCCGGGACCTGAGGATCGCAGAGGACACGTTCGTCTTCTTCACCTCCGACAATGGCGCT contains:
- the GALNS gene encoding N-acetylgalactosamine-6-sulfatase, giving the protein MARVGAGTGGRLLLLLGAAGLAAVGAPKPPNLVLLLMDDMGWGDLGVYGEPSRETPNLDRMAAEGMLFPNFYSANPLCSPSRAALLTGRLPIRNGFYTTNGHARNAYTPQEIVGGIPAEERLLPELLKGAGYASKIVGKWHLGHRPQFHPLKRGFDEWFGSPNCHFGPYDNRARPNIPVYRDWEMVGRYYEEFPINLKTGEANLTQLYTQEALDFVQRQHAARRPFFLYWAIDATHAPVYASRPFLGTSRRGRYGDAVREVDDSVGKILSLLRDLRIAEDTFVFFTSDNGAALISSPKQGGSNGPFLCGKQTTFEGGMREPAIAWWPGRVPAGQVSHQLGSIMDLFTTSLFLAGLAPPSDRVIDGLDLLPAMLWGQLTDRPIFYYRGNTLMAVTLGQYKAHFWTWTNSWEEFRQGIDFCPGQNVSGVTTHTQEDHTELPLVFHLGRDPGERFPLSFASPEYLRALRRVTLAVRQHQETLVPGQPQLNVCNQAVMNWAPPGCEKLGKCLTPPESVPEKCSWPH